One window of the Branchiostoma lanceolatum isolate klBraLanc5 chromosome 3, klBraLanc5.hap2, whole genome shotgun sequence genome contains the following:
- the LOC136431512 gene encoding GFP-like fluorescent chromoprotein dsFP483 isoform X4 — MPLPATHDLHISGSINGHEFDLEGSGKGNAKEGYQELHLKSNKGDLPFSPWILVPHIGYGFYQYLPFPDGAMSPYQAAMHDGSGYVMHRIMQFEDGAMLHSDHRYTYNGNHIKGEFRLIGSGFPADGPVMTNSLTAVDWCVDKLLYPNENTIIAKFDWTYTTTIGKRYQSDVQTNVTFAKPIAADILKKQPMFVFRKVELKHTKTELNFKQWQKAFQDIV, encoded by the exons ATG CCTCTTCCAGCGACCCACGATTTACACATCTCCGGCTCAATCAATGGACATGAGTTTGACTTGGAGGGCAGTGGCAAGGGCAATGCAAAAGAA GGTTATCAGGAGCTCCACCTAAAGTCCAACAAGGGTGACCTTCCATTCTCCCCCTGGATCCTGGTCCCACACATCGGCTACGGCTTCTACCAGTACCTGCCCTTCCCCGACGGAGCGATGTCGCCTTACCAGGCCGCCATGCACGATGGCTCCGG CTACGTGATGCATCGTATAATGCAATTTGAGGATGGTGCCATGCTGCATTCAGACCACCGCTATACCTACAACGGAAACCATATCAAAGGAGAGTTTCGG CTGATCGGGAGCGGTTTCCCTGCTGACGGCCCTGTGATGACCAACTCGCTGACCGCTGTGGACTGGTGTGTGGACAAGCTGCTGTACCCAAACGAGAACACCATAATCGCCAAATTCGACTGGACCTACAC CACTACAATTGGCAAGCGCTACCAAAGTGATGTGCAGACCAACGTCACATTTGCCAAGCCAATAGCGGCCGACATTCTGAAGAAACAGCCGATGTTCGTGTTCCGCAAGGTGGAACTCAAGCACACCAAGACCGAGCTCAACTTCAAGCAGTGGCAGAAGGCATTCCAGGACATCGTGTGA
- the LOC136431512 gene encoding GFP-like fluorescent chromoprotein dsFP483 isoform X1, with protein MARSRRSACDPDKGTPIGLQTRDAISLSYANQVIHKQHCKSRIQRAAFLTLSATGRSEDRPPSQLSSTSNSQLSTPLPATHDLHISGSINGHEFDLEGSGKGNAKEGYQELHLKSNKGDLPFSPWILVPHIGYGFYQYLPFPDGAMSPYQAAMHDGSGYVMHRIMQFEDGAMLHSDHRYTYNGNHIKGEFRLIGSGFPADGPVMTNSLTAVDWCVDKLLYPNENTIIAKFDWTYTTTIGKRYQSDVQTNVTFAKPIAADILKKQPMFVFRKVELKHTKTELNFKQWQKAFQDIV; from the exons ATGGCAAGATCTCGTAGGAGCGCCTGTGACCCAGATAAAGGGACACCAATTGGTTTGCAGACTAGAGATGCCATCTCATTATCATATGCTAATCAAGTTATACATAAACAACACTGCAAAAGTCGCATACAGCGCGCCGCTTTCCTCACACTTTCGGCGACGGGACGATCAGAAGACCGACCCCCATCTCAACTGTCTTCAACTTCTAATAGTCAGCTTTCGACA CCTCTTCCAGCGACCCACGATTTACACATCTCCGGCTCAATCAATGGACATGAGTTTGACTTGGAGGGCAGTGGCAAGGGCAATGCAAAAGAA GGTTATCAGGAGCTCCACCTAAAGTCCAACAAGGGTGACCTTCCATTCTCCCCCTGGATCCTGGTCCCACACATCGGCTACGGCTTCTACCAGTACCTGCCCTTCCCCGACGGAGCGATGTCGCCTTACCAGGCCGCCATGCACGATGGCTCCGG CTACGTGATGCATCGTATAATGCAATTTGAGGATGGTGCCATGCTGCATTCAGACCACCGCTATACCTACAACGGAAACCATATCAAAGGAGAGTTTCGG CTGATCGGGAGCGGTTTCCCTGCTGACGGCCCTGTGATGACCAACTCGCTGACCGCTGTGGACTGGTGTGTGGACAAGCTGCTGTACCCAAACGAGAACACCATAATCGCCAAATTCGACTGGACCTACAC CACTACAATTGGCAAGCGCTACCAAAGTGATGTGCAGACCAACGTCACATTTGCCAAGCCAATAGCGGCCGACATTCTGAAGAAACAGCCGATGTTCGTGTTCCGCAAGGTGGAACTCAAGCACACCAAGACCGAGCTCAACTTCAAGCAGTGGCAGAAGGCATTCCAGGACATCGTGTGA
- the LOC136431506 gene encoding GFP-like non-fluorescent chromoprotein FP595 — MQFEDGASLTSNYRYTYEGSHIKGEFQVIGTGFPADGPVMTNSLTAADWCVTKMMYPNDKTIISTFDWTYNTASGKRYRSTVRTNYTFAKPMAANILKNQPMFVFRKTELKHSKTELNFKEWQKAFTDVM, encoded by the exons ATGCAGTTTGAAGACGGTGCCTCCCTGACTTCCAACTACCGCTACACCTACGAGGGAAGCCACATCAAAGGAGAGTTTCAG GTGATCGGGACTGGTTTCCCTGCTGACGGCCCTGTGATGACCAACTCGCTGACCGCTGCGGACTGGTGCGTGACCAAGATGATGTACCCTAACGACAAAACCATCATCAGCACCTTTGACTGGACCTACAA CACTGCAAGTGGCAAGCGCTACCGTAGCACGGTGCGAACCAACTACACCTTTGCCAAGCCAATGGCGGCCAACATCCTGAAGAACCAGCCGATGTTCGTGTTCCGCAAGACGGAGCTCAAGCACTCCAAGACCGAGCTCAACTTCAAGGAGTGGCAAAAGGCCTTTACCGATGTGATGTGA